In a genomic window of Pedobacter sp. KBS0701:
- a CDS encoding S9 family peptidase — MKQLLLILLVCSVGTVFAQRPDIKRLTVFEDIEESGTIGRQAQVSDDGKYIAYWVQNEPKGSYTLIVASTNGSWQKKLPGYMLVGRSTRFISNNRFLYGDNRGMFEIALPEGKITKSKEQFFDEYLAPAIIRKIENGGKTTIERYDFVKRTYLKVIDDVQLQIDRKLKISDADILPSGNFVLRLTRVHTQVTNDKPLVNAAKVDIWSYTDIRLQSEQKVRPEEPEIIITALFYPKTGRIDLLDDEKYTSVRAGNSEVWLLARKDSELKLWSHWKRPDFYYHYDYAISTIDGKRKRLTELDSISPKNSFSATPDGNNIGYFNLLNGSYYSYEVGSAKTRNLTDSSTGFSAEQRNNSSQPSEFKYRSLNKFDSNSPHIIAYDEFDIWEFDLTGKRKTKCLTNHYGRKNGVVLQLLGGNVIYWNSKEVLLSGVGKTTKFNGFFSFNLEHGSIPKKIMYDNVLSYMPNSGGQFGLARDVPIKAKSAQVIITTLQTTSSSPNWYALTAKGIKQLSFVTPEAKNRMTSELIKWKNKAGDSLQGILYKPSIFDATKKYPVILNYYETVSNELNLFLQPRLFNGDINIPLLVSKGYLVFRPDILYKTGHAGQSALDCITSGTDELCKRQYVNSEKIGLAGHSFGGFETLFTITHSNRYKAALAAAPPTNQISRYNTIFPGLGGANAFHIRAETAQAGTASSLWERPDIFIENSPIFNADKIQTPLLLMHNKEDRNVFYSQGLEFFLSMYRMGKPAWLLEYENETHLLSNRNNQRDYTIRVMQFFDHYLKDADAPKWMLDGVAFRDKGIKQGYELDNTGRKPGPSPSIDTREYGKIDEYSRIPLVIKLNKLLETCLDK, encoded by the coding sequence GGGGACAGTTTTTGCTCAAAGGCCTGATATTAAACGTTTAACTGTTTTTGAGGATATTGAGGAATCTGGCACTATTGGACGTCAGGCTCAAGTTAGCGACGATGGTAAATATATAGCGTATTGGGTTCAAAACGAACCTAAGGGGAGTTATACATTGATTGTCGCAAGTACTAATGGCAGTTGGCAGAAAAAGCTTCCTGGGTATATGTTAGTTGGTAGATCAACCCGATTTATATCAAATAATCGTTTTTTATATGGCGATAATAGAGGAATGTTTGAAATTGCTCTTCCTGAGGGTAAAATAACAAAATCTAAAGAACAGTTTTTTGACGAATATTTGGCACCAGCAATAATTAGAAAAATAGAAAATGGCGGTAAGACTACTATCGAACGTTATGATTTTGTCAAAAGAACGTATCTTAAAGTTATTGACGATGTTCAATTACAAATTGATAGAAAGCTTAAAATTTCTGATGCCGATATTTTGCCTAGTGGAAATTTCGTATTGCGCCTGACGAGGGTTCACACTCAGGTAACAAATGATAAGCCTCTAGTTAATGCCGCGAAAGTCGATATCTGGAGTTATACCGATATTCGTTTACAATCGGAGCAAAAAGTCAGGCCTGAAGAACCAGAGATAATTATAACGGCGTTATTTTATCCGAAAACTGGTAGGATCGATTTATTGGATGACGAAAAATATACCTCTGTGAGAGCCGGAAATTCGGAAGTTTGGTTGCTCGCTCGAAAAGACTCAGAATTAAAGCTCTGGAGTCATTGGAAACGTCCCGATTTTTACTATCATTATGATTACGCAATTTCTACTATCGACGGTAAGCGAAAGAGGTTAACCGAGTTAGACAGCATTTCTCCTAAAAACAGCTTCTCTGCGACGCCTGACGGAAATAACATTGGCTATTTTAACCTCCTAAACGGGTCTTATTATAGTTATGAAGTAGGCAGTGCTAAGACTCGGAATTTGACTGATTCAAGTACTGGTTTTTCGGCAGAACAGAGAAATAATTCAAGCCAACCGTCAGAATTTAAGTATCGGTCCTTGAACAAATTTGATAGCAATTCTCCCCATATTATCGCATATGATGAATTTGATATATGGGAATTTGACTTAACAGGTAAACGTAAAACAAAGTGTTTAACCAATCACTATGGACGAAAAAACGGCGTTGTACTGCAATTATTGGGTGGTAATGTGATTTATTGGAATAGTAAAGAAGTATTACTTTCCGGAGTAGGTAAAACAACAAAATTTAATGGTTTTTTCTCTTTCAATTTGGAACACGGATCCATACCAAAGAAAATCATGTACGACAATGTTCTATCATACATGCCTAACTCAGGCGGCCAATTTGGATTAGCTAGAGATGTGCCTATAAAAGCTAAAAGTGCTCAGGTAATTATAACCACATTACAAACGACATCCTCTTCTCCAAACTGGTATGCACTTACAGCAAAAGGAATTAAGCAACTCAGTTTTGTAACACCAGAGGCAAAAAATAGGATGACCTCTGAGTTAATAAAATGGAAAAATAAAGCTGGAGATTCTCTTCAGGGAATTCTTTATAAACCTTCGATATTTGATGCTACTAAGAAATATCCTGTAATCCTCAACTATTATGAAACTGTTTCTAATGAACTTAATCTTTTTCTTCAACCACGACTTTTCAACGGAGATATTAATATTCCGCTACTAGTTAGCAAGGGATATTTGGTTTTTCGTCCTGACATTTTGTACAAAACAGGACATGCGGGACAGAGCGCATTAGATTGCATTACTTCTGGCACAGATGAATTGTGTAAGCGGCAATATGTAAATTCTGAAAAAATCGGACTTGCCGGTCACAGTTTTGGTGGTTTTGAAACTTTATTTACGATAACTCACTCTAACCGATATAAAGCTGCGCTGGCTGCTGCGCCGCCAACGAATCAGATCAGCAGGTATAATACTATTTTTCCTGGTTTAGGCGGAGCTAATGCTTTCCATATTAGGGCAGAAACAGCTCAGGCAGGCACTGCAAGTTCGCTCTGGGAACGACCTGATATATTTATTGAAAATTCACCGATTTTCAATGCAGATAAAATTCAAACGCCTCTATTACTCATGCATAATAAAGAAGATAGAAATGTCTTTTATAGTCAAGGCCTTGAATTCTTTCTTTCGATGTACCGCATGGGTAAACCGGCTTGGTTGCTGGAATACGAAAACGAAACACATTTATTAAGTAATCGAAATAATCAGAGAGATTACACAATTAGAGTAATGCAATTCTTTGATCACTATCTTAAAGATGCGGATGCTCCTAAATGGATGCTGGATGGAGTAGCTTTTAGAGATAAAGGCATTAAGCAGGGTTATGAACTTGACAATACAGGAAGAAAGCCTGGGCCAAGTCCATCGATTGATACTAGAGAATACGGAAAAATAGACGAATACTCAAGAATACCGCTCGTAATAAAATTAAATAAACTTTTAGAAACTTGTTTGGATAAATAA